In a single window of the Pseudomonas sp. B21-015 genome:
- a CDS encoding GIY-YIG nuclease family protein, with protein MNSLLIAKGLDLARARYVRHQDHRGGKELSPHALWTAGDGRFEFYQSLQSRNVFEACDWIISCVGTPLGETLFVGVYEITHKGFAPEGSKDPVTGINVEGHHFYEMKPDPRFLDMVGKIVFDWGPGLRSWVQRADNQDKTIVEIRRTAIEPPFPGFDTFSHSINELASVPVSWRGALSAVSGVYLITCRVTGKQYVGSAYGTGGFWARWEYYRSSGHGGNVEMKLLDNHDFKVSILEVASSAASEAEIIRAEGLWKSKLMTREFGLNRN; from the coding sequence ATGAACTCGCTACTGATCGCCAAGGGGCTAGACCTTGCCAGAGCGCGCTATGTGCGCCATCAGGATCACAGAGGTGGAAAAGAGCTTTCGCCTCACGCGCTTTGGACTGCAGGAGACGGACGTTTCGAGTTCTACCAGTCACTGCAATCACGCAATGTGTTTGAGGCCTGCGACTGGATTATCTCCTGCGTTGGGACCCCTCTTGGAGAAACACTGTTTGTGGGTGTTTATGAAATCACCCACAAAGGTTTTGCACCGGAAGGATCAAAAGACCCAGTAACTGGTATCAACGTTGAAGGCCATCACTTTTATGAGATGAAACCCGACCCTCGATTCTTGGATATGGTTGGCAAAATCGTATTCGACTGGGGGCCGGGCTTACGATCATGGGTCCAGCGAGCCGACAACCAAGACAAAACTATCGTCGAGATACGCAGAACAGCCATCGAACCTCCCTTCCCTGGTTTTGATACGTTCAGCCATTCAATCAATGAGCTAGCGTCTGTGCCGGTGTCCTGGCGAGGAGCGCTTTCTGCGGTGTCTGGAGTTTATCTGATCACCTGCCGGGTAACCGGGAAACAATATGTTGGCTCTGCTTACGGCACTGGAGGGTTCTGGGCGCGGTGGGAGTATTACCGGTCCAGCGGCCATGGCGGAAACGTGGAAATGAAGTTACTCGACAATCATGACTTTAAAGTTTCGATACTTGAAGTTGCTTCATCTGCCGCATCGGAAGCGGAAATCATCAGAGCTGAAGGGCTATGGAAATCCAAACTTATGACGCGCGAATTCGGCTTGAATCGAAACTAG
- a CDS encoding sulfite exporter TauE/SafE family protein produces the protein MDFGNFGLVVAGLVVGFIVGMTGVGGGSLMTPILLWFGVNPATAVGTDLLYAAITKSSGVLVHRKNKNIDWAITGWLTLGSVPAVALTLWFLSTLQTSPEAMNAVIKQALGFVLFATALAIFFKKRLLDFAHKRAGGQYNPSGSRLNALTVITGLVLGTMVALTSIGAGALGTVALFILYPLLPTRRLVGTEIAHAVPLTLVAGLGHASMGNMDWHVLGFLLVGSLPGIYLGSHLTGRISDELLRPCLATMLVLIGYKLAF, from the coding sequence ATGGATTTCGGTAATTTCGGGTTGGTCGTGGCAGGTCTGGTGGTCGGCTTTATTGTCGGCATGACCGGCGTCGGGGGCGGTTCGTTGATGACGCCGATCCTGCTGTGGTTCGGCGTTAACCCGGCTACGGCGGTGGGCACGGACTTGCTGTACGCGGCCATTACCAAATCCAGTGGTGTACTGGTTCATCGCAAAAACAAGAACATCGACTGGGCGATCACCGGCTGGTTGACCCTCGGCAGTGTGCCGGCGGTAGCCCTGACGCTGTGGTTCCTGAGCACTTTGCAAACCTCGCCCGAGGCGATGAACGCCGTCATCAAACAGGCGCTGGGCTTCGTATTGTTCGCCACGGCGCTGGCGATTTTTTTCAAGAAGCGCTTGCTTGATTTCGCTCACAAACGGGCGGGTGGCCAATATAACCCCAGCGGTTCCCGGTTGAATGCACTGACCGTGATCACCGGTCTGGTGCTAGGCACCATGGTGGCCCTGACCTCCATCGGCGCTGGCGCCCTGGGCACCGTCGCGCTGTTCATCCTGTATCCGCTGCTGCCCACCCGTCGCCTGGTCGGCACCGAAATCGCTCACGCGGTGCCCCTGACCCTGGTCGCCGGCCTTGGCCACGCAAGCATGGGCAACATGGATTGGCACGTCCTGGGCTTCTTGCTGGTCGGTTCGTTGCCTGGGATTTACCTGGGCAGCCATTTGACCGGGCGCATCTCCGACGAACTGCTGCGTCCGTGCCTGGCGACGATGCTGGTGCTGATCGGCTATAAACTGGCGTTCTGA
- a CDS encoding DUF4174 domain-containing protein, whose protein sequence is MLIRSLTLATLLAFVGPSFAADDDSPLVKDVGRARPLIVIAPSSVDPTWLNLKKSLDDSANRKGFTDRNMVLYTVINTMGQRDGKDLDPQSTMALIRSLKLGAGAKSKIILIGKDGEKKLEQSNTVELKEIFNTVDQLPTAEKEATVPVPAPVAEVAPAKGAKGKPAKPAKPPEMPDD, encoded by the coding sequence ATGCTCATCAGGTCTTTGACCCTGGCTACTCTGTTGGCTTTCGTCGGTCCTTCATTCGCCGCCGATGACGATTCCCCGCTGGTTAAAGACGTGGGCAGGGCCCGTCCGCTGATTGTCATCGCGCCCAGTTCAGTCGACCCCACCTGGCTCAACCTGAAAAAATCACTGGACGACTCCGCCAACCGCAAGGGTTTCACCGATCGAAACATGGTGCTGTACACCGTGATCAATACGATGGGCCAACGGGATGGCAAAGACCTCGACCCGCAATCGACGATGGCGTTGATCCGCTCGCTCAAATTGGGTGCCGGTGCGAAGAGCAAAATCATCCTGATCGGCAAGGATGGCGAAAAGAAGCTTGAGCAATCGAATACGGTCGAGTTGAAAGAGATTTTCAACACCGTCGACCAGCTGCCGACCGCCGAGAAGGAAGCGACAGTACCGGTGCCAGCGCCAGTGGCTGAAGTTGCACCGGCCAAAGGTGCCAAAGGCAAACCGGCGAAGCCCGCCAAACCGCCTGAAATGCCGGATGATTGA
- the ampC gene encoding class C beta-lactamase, which yields MPKKNQNKLVSYSAFALLLGVSHSFADERIEAIVKAAVEPVMQQQQIPGIAVAITVNGQPHYFNYGVASKENGKAVTKDTLFEIGSVSKTFTATLAAYAQATGKLALSDNASQVLPALRGSVFDSISVLQLGTYSAGGLPLQLPSEADHQDKMLGYFKQWKPTYAAGTHRQYSNPSLGLFGYLAARSMGAPFDELMEKTLLPKLGLKHSYLKVPQDQMALYAQGYTKEDRPARVEPGVLDSEAYGVKTSAADLLRYVEANMNPASLEKPLQQAIATTHTGYYKVGEMTQGLGWEFYNYPVTLNTLLAGNSSQMAFEAHEVQWLTPPQPQRDTVLINKTGSTRGFGAYVAFIPAKDIGIVILANKNYPNPERVRIAHEILSALAE from the coding sequence ATGCCTAAGAAAAATCAGAACAAGCTCGTATCCTACAGTGCTTTCGCACTTCTCCTCGGAGTCAGTCACAGCTTTGCTGACGAGCGCATCGAAGCCATCGTGAAGGCTGCCGTCGAACCGGTTATGCAGCAACAGCAAATCCCCGGCATCGCGGTCGCAATTACCGTCAATGGCCAACCGCATTACTTTAACTACGGCGTGGCCTCAAAAGAAAACGGCAAAGCCGTCACCAAAGACACTTTGTTCGAAATCGGTTCGGTGAGTAAAACCTTCACCGCCACCCTCGCCGCCTATGCACAGGCGACCGGAAAACTGGCCCTGTCGGACAACGCCAGTCAGGTTTTGCCGGCCTTGCGCGGCAGCGTGTTCGACAGTATCAGTGTGCTGCAACTTGGCACCTACAGCGCCGGCGGCCTGCCGCTGCAACTCCCCAGTGAGGCAGACCATCAGGACAAAATGCTCGGCTACTTCAAACAGTGGAAACCGACCTACGCCGCCGGCACTCATCGCCAGTATTCAAACCCCAGCCTGGGGTTGTTCGGCTACCTGGCGGCCCGCAGCATGGGTGCACCGTTCGATGAGTTGATGGAAAAAACCTTGCTGCCGAAACTGGGCCTCAAGCACAGCTACCTCAAGGTTCCGCAGGATCAGATGGCACTTTACGCTCAGGGTTACACCAAGGAGGACAGGCCTGCGCGGGTCGAGCCGGGTGTGCTGGATTCCGAAGCGTATGGCGTGAAAACCAGCGCCGCGGATCTGCTTCGCTATGTTGAGGCGAACATGAATCCCGCTTCGCTGGAAAAACCCTTGCAGCAGGCCATCGCCACCACTCACACCGGCTATTACAAGGTTGGCGAGATGACTCAAGGGTTGGGTTGGGAGTTCTACAACTACCCGGTGACGCTCAACACATTACTGGCCGGCAACTCGTCGCAGATGGCATTTGAGGCTCATGAAGTCCAGTGGCTGACCCCGCCGCAACCTCAACGCGACACCGTGCTGATCAACAAAACCGGTTCAACCCGCGGCTTCGGCGCCTACGTCGCCTTTATCCCGGCCAAAGACATCGGCATCGTGATCCTGGCCAACAAAAACTACCCGAACCCGGAGCGAGTCAGAATCGCCCACGAAATATTGAGTGCGCTGGCTGAATGA
- a CDS encoding LysR substrate-binding domain-containing protein, producing MIRPHLPLNALRAFEASARHLSFTRAAVELCVTQAAVSHQVKSLEAQLNVTLFKRLPRGLMLTSEGETLLPVLRESFDRIAETLERFEGGHFREVLTVGAVGTFAVGWLLPRLADFQKKHPFIDLRLSTNNNRVDVAAEGLDYAIRFGAGAWHGIEAVRLIEAPLSVLCVPEIARQLHTPADLLQQTLLRSYRTDEWPEWFQATGFSAHAVLPRSIVFDSSLAMMEAALQGAGVALAPPLMFARQLAAGAIEQPFAIGITTGSYWLTRLQSRAETSAMAVFKDWLLQASI from the coding sequence ATGATTCGACCTCATCTGCCGCTGAATGCGCTACGTGCTTTCGAGGCTTCGGCGCGCCATTTGAGTTTCACGCGAGCGGCGGTGGAGTTGTGCGTCACGCAGGCGGCGGTGAGTCATCAGGTCAAAAGCCTTGAAGCCCAGCTTAACGTGACCTTGTTCAAACGCCTGCCCCGCGGCCTGATGCTGACCAGCGAAGGTGAAACCCTGTTGCCGGTTTTGCGCGAATCCTTCGACCGGATCGCCGAAACCCTGGAGCGTTTCGAGGGCGGGCATTTTCGCGAGGTGCTGACGGTGGGCGCTGTGGGGACTTTCGCGGTTGGTTGGCTGTTGCCGCGATTGGCGGACTTTCAGAAGAAACATCCGTTCATAGATTTGCGCCTGTCGACCAACAACAACCGGGTGGACGTGGCCGCCGAAGGCCTGGATTACGCCATTCGCTTTGGCGCGGGGGCGTGGCACGGGATTGAAGCGGTGCGGTTGATCGAGGCGCCGCTGTCGGTGCTCTGCGTTCCAGAGATCGCCCGGCAATTGCACACGCCTGCGGACCTGTTGCAACAAACACTGTTGCGCTCCTACCGCACGGACGAATGGCCGGAGTGGTTTCAGGCGACCGGTTTTTCGGCCCATGCCGTGCTGCCCCGGAGTATCGTCTTCGACTCGTCGCTGGCGATGATGGAGGCTGCGCTGCAAGGTGCGGGCGTTGCCTTGGCGCCGCCGCTGATGTTTGCCCGGCAACTGGCGGCGGGTGCAATCGAGCAACCGTTCGCCATCGGTATCACCACCGGCAGCTACTGGCTGACCCGCTTGCAGTCGCGCGCCGAAACCTCCGCGATGGCCGTGTTCAAGGACTGGTTGCTGCAAGCTTCGATTTAA
- the gudD gene encoding glucarate dehydratase, producing the protein MNPQEAAKAPIITSMQVVPVAGHDGMLLNLSGAHGPFFTRNIVILKDNAGHTGVGEVPGGERIRQTLEDARALVVGSPIGTYQKILNQVRQTFADRDAGGRGLQTFDLRITIHAVTGLEAALLDLLGQHLDVPVAALLGEGQQRDEVKMLGYLFYVGDRNATDLAYRSEPDADNDWFRVRHEKAMSADAIVRLAEAARARYGFKDFKLKGGVLSGDEEIEAVTALAERFPDARITLDPNGAWSLKEAIRLCRDQHHVLAYAEDPCGAENGYSGREVMAEFRRATGLKTATNMIATDWREMGHAIQLQSVDIPLADPHFWTMQGSVRVAQMCHEWGLTWGSHSNNHFDISLAMFTHVAAAAPGEITAIDTHWIWQDGQRLTKAPLHIVDGCVQVPKKPGLGVELDVDQLAKAHELYKSMGLGARDDSVAMQFLIPGWTFDNKRPCLVR; encoded by the coding sequence ATGAACCCACAAGAAGCCGCAAAAGCCCCGATCATCACCAGCATGCAGGTAGTTCCGGTGGCCGGCCACGATGGCATGTTGCTCAACCTGAGCGGCGCCCACGGCCCGTTTTTCACTCGCAATATCGTGATCCTCAAGGACAACGCCGGCCACACCGGTGTCGGCGAAGTGCCAGGTGGCGAACGCATTCGTCAAACGCTGGAAGATGCGCGCGCACTGGTGGTCGGCAGCCCGATCGGCACCTACCAGAAGATCCTCAATCAAGTACGTCAGACGTTTGCCGATCGCGATGCCGGCGGTCGCGGCCTGCAAACCTTCGACCTGCGCATCACCATTCACGCAGTCACCGGGCTGGAAGCCGCCCTGCTCGATCTGCTCGGCCAGCACCTGGACGTGCCGGTCGCCGCGCTGCTTGGCGAAGGCCAGCAGCGCGACGAAGTGAAGATGCTCGGTTATCTGTTTTATGTCGGTGATCGCAACGCAACCGATCTGGCCTACCGCAGTGAACCGGACGCCGACAATGACTGGTTCCGTGTGCGCCACGAAAAAGCCATGAGTGCCGATGCCATAGTGCGCCTGGCCGAAGCCGCCCGCGCCCGTTATGGCTTCAAGGACTTCAAACTCAAGGGCGGTGTGTTGAGCGGCGACGAGGAAATCGAAGCGGTCACGGCCCTCGCCGAGCGTTTTCCCGATGCGCGCATCACCCTTGACCCGAATGGCGCCTGGTCGCTCAAGGAAGCCATCCGCCTGTGTCGGGATCAACATCACGTTCTGGCTTACGCCGAAGACCCCTGCGGTGCGGAAAACGGTTACTCGGGCCGTGAAGTCATGGCCGAGTTCCGTCGCGCCACGGGCCTGAAAACCGCGACCAACATGATCGCCACCGACTGGCGGGAAATGGGCCACGCGATCCAGTTGCAGTCGGTGGACATTCCTTTGGCCGACCCGCACTTCTGGACGATGCAGGGCTCGGTGCGGGTGGCGCAGATGTGCCATGAATGGGGCCTGACCTGGGGTTCGCATTCCAACAACCACTTCGATATTTCCCTGGCCATGTTCACCCACGTCGCGGCGGCTGCTCCGGGTGAGATCACGGCCATCGACACCCACTGGATCTGGCAGGACGGCCAGCGCCTGACCAAAGCGCCGCTGCACATCGTCGACGGCTGCGTGCAGGTGCCGAAAAAACCTGGCCTGGGGGTTGAGCTGGATGTGGATCAACTGGCCAAGGCCCATGAGCTGTACAAAAGCATGGGGCTCGGCGCGCGGGATGACAGCGTGGCGATGCAGTTTCTGATTCCGGGGTGGACATTCGATAACAAGCGGCCGTGCCTGGTGCGCTAG
- a CDS encoding MFS transporter — MNTSISGMNDGADSVLKSAISKVKRHVLPLFVIMFIVNYIDRVNIGFVRAHMEHDLGIGAAAYGLGAGLFFIGYALFEVPSNILLQKIGARIWLTRIMLTWGLVAACMAFIQNETHFYILRFLLGVAEAGFFPGVIYYFTRWLPGVERGKAIAIFLSGSAIASLISGPLSGLLLQINGLGMHGWQWMYFIEGMFSVGLCVFVWFWLDSKPHDAKWLTVPEQDALVKAIDDEQLAREAATPIKPSLGTLLKDRQIILFCLIYFFIQLTIYAATFWLPSIIKKMGDLSDIQVGLFNSIPWLLSIVGMYAFASLSGKWKHQQAWVATALLIAAAGMFMSTIGGPIFAFVAICFAALGFKSASSLFWPIPQAYLDARIAAGVIALINSVGNLGGFVAPTTFGLLEEHTGSIQGGLYGLAATSIIAAIIVFAARNKPKPAPVVALGKPAPNHA; from the coding sequence GTGAATACATCCATATCCGGAATGAACGATGGCGCCGATTCGGTCCTGAAGTCCGCCATCTCAAAAGTGAAACGCCACGTCCTGCCGCTGTTCGTGATCATGTTCATCGTCAACTACATCGACCGCGTGAACATCGGCTTCGTCCGCGCCCACATGGAACATGACCTGGGAATTGGCGCTGCCGCCTACGGCCTCGGTGCCGGTCTGTTTTTTATCGGTTACGCGCTGTTCGAAGTCCCCTCCAACATCCTCCTGCAAAAAATTGGCGCGCGAATCTGGCTGACCCGCATCATGCTGACCTGGGGCCTGGTGGCCGCTTGCATGGCGTTCATTCAGAACGAAACCCACTTCTACATCCTGCGTTTTCTGCTGGGCGTCGCCGAAGCCGGGTTCTTCCCCGGGGTGATTTATTACTTCACCCGCTGGTTGCCCGGCGTGGAACGCGGCAAGGCGATTGCGATCTTCCTCAGCGGTTCGGCCATCGCATCGCTGATCTCCGGCCCGCTGTCCGGTCTGTTGCTGCAAATCAACGGCTTGGGTATGCACGGCTGGCAGTGGATGTATTTCATCGAGGGCATGTTCTCGGTCGGGCTGTGCGTGTTCGTCTGGTTCTGGCTGGACTCCAAACCCCACGACGCCAAATGGCTGACCGTTCCTGAGCAGGACGCGCTGGTCAAAGCCATCGACGACGAACAACTGGCCCGCGAAGCCGCGACGCCGATCAAACCGTCGCTGGGCACGCTGCTCAAGGATCGCCAGATCATCCTGTTCTGCCTGATCTACTTCTTCATCCAGTTGACCATCTATGCCGCGACCTTCTGGCTGCCGAGCATCATCAAGAAGATGGGCGACCTGAGCGACATCCAGGTCGGCCTGTTCAACTCGATTCCGTGGCTGCTGTCGATCGTCGGCATGTACGCCTTCGCCTCGCTGTCGGGCAAATGGAAGCACCAGCAAGCCTGGGTCGCCACTGCCTTGCTGATCGCTGCTGCGGGGATGTTCATGTCCACCATTGGCGGGCCGATTTTCGCCTTCGTTGCGATCTGCTTTGCTGCATTGGGTTTCAAATCAGCCTCGTCGCTGTTCTGGCCGATTCCTCAGGCGTACCTGGATGCGCGGATCGCCGCCGGCGTGATTGCGCTGATCAACTCGGTGGGCAACCTCGGCGGCTTCGTTGCGCCGACCACCTTCGGCTTGCTGGAAGAACACACCGGTTCGATCCAGGGCGGGCTCTACGGCTTGGCCGCCACCTCGATCATCGCCGCGATCATCGTCTTCGCCGCGCGCAATAAACCGAAACCCGCACCCGTGGTTGCCCTGGGCAAACCAGCACCTAATCACGCCTGA
- a CDS encoding FadR/GntR family transcriptional regulator, translated as MQENLDAPARKRTHNLAHDLVAKLTQSILLGQMLPGDKLPSENTIVQEHGVSRTVVREAISKLQASGLVETRHGIGTFVLERVPEQGLRLNVDTALGVRSILELRMGLETQAAALAAVRRTDQQLAQMREALDDYQSLLANNDSCVEADKRFHLLIAEATGNVCFTEIMQHLGSAMIPRTRVNAAERGSADLSKLGQLANLEHEAILNAIKRQDPDAARAAMWLHLTNSRDRFSAGGA; from the coding sequence ATGCAAGAAAACCTCGACGCGCCTGCTCGCAAGCGCACTCACAACCTGGCCCACGATCTGGTGGCCAAGCTGACCCAGAGTATTTTGCTCGGCCAAATGCTGCCGGGGGACAAGCTGCCGTCAGAGAACACGATTGTTCAGGAGCATGGGGTCAGCCGCACGGTGGTGCGTGAAGCGATCTCGAAGTTGCAGGCTTCGGGGCTGGTGGAAACCCGTCATGGCATCGGCACCTTTGTCCTTGAGCGTGTGCCGGAGCAGGGGCTGCGGCTGAATGTCGATACTGCGCTCGGCGTGCGCAGCATTCTGGAGTTGCGCATGGGCCTGGAAACCCAGGCCGCCGCGCTGGCAGCGGTTCGTCGTACCGATCAACAGTTGGCGCAGATGCGTGAAGCGCTGGACGACTATCAAAGCTTGCTGGCCAACAACGACAGTTGTGTCGAGGCCGACAAACGCTTCCACCTGCTGATCGCCGAAGCCACCGGCAACGTGTGCTTCACCGAGATCATGCAGCACCTGGGCAGCGCCATGATCCCCCGCACCCGCGTCAATGCCGCCGAGCGCGGGTCGGCGGATTTGAGCAAGCTAGGGCAGCTCGCCAACCTCGAACACGAGGCTATTCTCAACGCCATCAAACGCCAGGACCCGGATGCGGCGCGGGCGGCGATGTGGTTGCACCTGACCAACAGCCGGGATCGCTTTTCGGCGGGCGGAGCCTGA
- the yegQ gene encoding tRNA 5-hydroxyuridine modification protein YegQ: protein MPRTMTLTPPELLAPAGTLKNMRYAFAYGADAVYAGQPRYSLRVRNNEFDHANLALGITEAQAQGKRFYVVVNIAPHNAKLKTFLKDLEPVIAMAPDALIMSDPGLIMLVRRHFPQMPIHLSVQANTVNWASVEFWQQQGLSRIIVSRELSLEEIAEIRQHVPAMELEVFVHGALCMAYSGRCLLSGYLNKRDANQGSCTNACRWKYSATPASENQLGEIVQPFQPEPTLGIGAPTDQVFLLQEANRPGESMPAFEDEHGTYIMNAKDLRAVQHVERLTQMGVHSLKIEGRTKSHFYCARTTQVYRRAIDDAVAGRVFDRSLMSDLESLAQRGYTEGFLRRHVHDEYQNYQNGSSVSERQQFVGELTGERRDRLAEVRVKNRFGLGNHMELMTPKGNFHFDLHQLQNVKGEAIELAPGDGHTVYLPIPDTVDLRYGLLMRDVGVS, encoded by the coding sequence ATGCCCCGCACCATGACGCTCACGCCCCCGGAACTGCTCGCCCCTGCCGGTACCCTGAAAAACATGCGCTATGCCTTCGCCTACGGCGCCGACGCGGTGTACGCCGGTCAGCCGCGCTACAGCCTGCGGGTGCGCAATAACGAATTCGATCACGCCAACCTCGCGCTCGGCATCACCGAGGCCCAGGCTCAGGGCAAGCGCTTCTACGTGGTGGTGAACATCGCCCCGCACAACGCCAAGCTCAAAACGTTCTTGAAGGATCTGGAACCGGTGATCGCCATGGCGCCGGACGCGCTGATCATGTCCGACCCCGGCCTGATCATGCTGGTGCGCCGACACTTCCCGCAGATGCCGATCCACCTGTCGGTGCAGGCCAACACGGTGAACTGGGCCAGTGTCGAGTTCTGGCAGCAGCAGGGCTTGAGCCGGATCATCGTGTCCCGTGAACTGTCGCTGGAAGAAATCGCCGAAATCCGCCAGCACGTCCCGGCGATGGAACTGGAAGTGTTCGTGCACGGTGCGTTGTGCATGGCCTATTCCGGGCGCTGCCTGTTGTCGGGCTACCTGAACAAACGCGATGCGAATCAGGGCAGCTGCACCAACGCCTGTCGCTGGAAATACTCGGCGACACCGGCCAGCGAAAATCAGCTCGGCGAAATCGTCCAGCCGTTCCAACCCGAACCGACCCTGGGCATCGGCGCACCGACCGACCAAGTGTTCTTGTTGCAAGAGGCCAATCGCCCCGGCGAATCGATGCCGGCCTTCGAGGACGAACATGGCACGTACATCATGAACGCCAAGGACCTGCGCGCCGTCCAGCACGTCGAGCGCCTGACGCAAATGGGCGTGCATTCACTGAAAATCGAAGGCCGGACCAAATCGCACTTCTATTGCGCGCGCACCACCCAGGTTTACCGCCGCGCGATCGATGATGCGGTGGCTGGCCGGGTGTTTGATCGCAGCTTGATGAGCGATCTGGAGTCCCTGGCCCAGCGTGGCTATACCGAAGGTTTTTTGCGGCGACATGTGCATGACGAATATCAGAACTACCAGAACGGCAGCTCGGTTTCAGAGCGCCAACAGTTCGTGGGCGAACTGACCGGCGAACGCCGTGACCGGCTGGCCGAGGTGCGGGTGAAGAATCGTTTTGGCCTGGGTAATCACATGGAACTGATGACGCCCAAGGGCAACTTCCACTTCGATCTGCATCAGTTGCAGAACGTCAAAGGCGAGGCGATTGAACTGGCGCCAGGGGATGGGCACACGGTGTACCTGCCGATTCCGGATACGGTGGATTTGCGTTATGGATTACTGATGCGGGATGTCGGCGTGAGTTAA